One window from the genome of Nomascus leucogenys isolate Asia chromosome 12, Asia_NLE_v1, whole genome shotgun sequence encodes:
- the LOC100606329 gene encoding 40S ribosomal protein S27-like: MPLAKDLLHPSPEEEKKKHKKKRLVQSPNSFFMDVKCSGCYKITMVFSHAQMVVLCVGCSTVLCKPTGGKARLTEGCSFRRTQH; this comes from the coding sequence ATGCCTCTAGCAAAAGATCTCCTTCATCCCTCcccagaagaggagaagaagaaacacAAGAAGAAACGCCTGGTGCAGAGCCCCAATTCCTTCTTCATGGATGTGAAATGCTCAGGATGCTATAAAATCACCATGGTCTTTAGCCATGCACAAATGGTAGTTTTGTGTGTTGGCTGCTCCACTGTCCTCTGCAAGCCTACAGGAGGAAAAGCAAGGCTTACAGAAGGATGTTCCTTCAGGAGGACGCAGCACTAA